The proteins below are encoded in one region of Methanosarcina barkeri 3:
- the gyrB gene encoding DNA topoisomerase (ATP-hydrolyzing) subunit B, whose product MSDKQVYDASHIQVLEGLEAVRKRPSMYIGSTDSRGLHHLVYEVVDNSIDEALAGFCTRVNVTINPDGSVTVLDNGRGIPIDPHPFHKKSALEVVMTVLHAGGKFDKNTYKVSGGLHGVGVSVVNALSEWLEVEVSREGKKYFQRYTRGKPEADVQEIGTSDTTGTKTTFKPDAKIFETLDFDYEVLSNRLRELAFLNRGLTISLQDLRTPEGQAEIFTYEGGIVEFVKYLNNKKQPLHDPIYFERQRDDMVVEIAMQYTSSYTENVYSFANNINTHEGGTHIIGFKTALTRVANDYIKANKLSKEDIKLTGDDVREGLTAIISVKLMEPQFEGQTKTKLGNSDVKGIVDSLVTDGLAEYFEENPKVANVILEKALLAQKAREAAKKARELTRRKNALEVSTLPGKLADCSEKNPAACEIYIVEGNSAGGSAKQGRDRSFQAILPLRGKILNVEKSRLAKILKNEEIISLITAIGTGISEDFSLESARYHKVIIMTDADVDGEHIRTLLLTLFFRYMRPLIDEGYVYIAQPPLYRIKKGKAEYYVHSDRELEIKKKELGEKGLGIQRYKGLGEMNPGQLWETTMDPESRTLLQVTLEDAIRADEIFRVLMGDEVEPRRNFIETHAKEVVNLDI is encoded by the coding sequence ATGAGTGATAAACAGGTTTACGATGCTTCGCACATCCAGGTGCTGGAAGGCCTGGAGGCTGTCCGGAAGCGTCCCAGCATGTATATAGGGAGCACGGATAGTCGCGGGCTCCACCACCTAGTCTATGAAGTAGTAGACAATAGTATAGATGAAGCCCTTGCAGGCTTCTGTACCAGGGTAAATGTCACAATTAACCCGGACGGCAGTGTGACAGTCCTGGATAATGGGAGAGGTATCCCCATCGACCCCCATCCATTTCACAAAAAATCAGCCCTTGAAGTTGTAATGACTGTTCTGCATGCAGGAGGGAAGTTTGACAAGAACACCTACAAGGTTTCAGGGGGACTGCATGGAGTAGGTGTTTCTGTTGTAAATGCGCTTTCGGAATGGCTCGAAGTTGAGGTGTCAAGAGAAGGCAAGAAGTATTTCCAGCGATACACCCGTGGAAAACCTGAGGCTGACGTTCAGGAAATCGGAACCTCGGATACTACAGGCACAAAGACTACCTTTAAGCCTGATGCTAAGATTTTTGAGACACTTGACTTCGATTACGAGGTCCTTTCAAACAGGTTAAGAGAACTGGCTTTCCTGAACCGGGGCCTTACTATCAGCCTCCAGGATTTAAGAACTCCAGAAGGGCAGGCTGAGATTTTCACCTATGAAGGGGGAATAGTGGAGTTCGTGAAGTATCTGAACAATAAAAAACAGCCTCTTCACGACCCGATTTATTTTGAGCGGCAAAGAGATGATATGGTAGTAGAAATTGCAATGCAGTACACAAGCAGCTATACAGAAAATGTGTACTCTTTCGCAAACAACATCAATACCCACGAAGGCGGTACCCATATTATCGGTTTTAAGACCGCACTGACAAGGGTTGCAAATGATTACATTAAAGCTAACAAGCTTTCCAAAGAAGACATAAAACTCACAGGTGATGATGTAAGGGAAGGACTGACCGCAATCATCAGTGTTAAACTCATGGAACCCCAGTTTGAGGGACAGACCAAGACAAAGCTTGGAAACAGTGATGTCAAAGGAATTGTGGACTCCCTTGTAACTGATGGGCTTGCGGAATATTTTGAGGAAAATCCCAAGGTTGCAAATGTTATTCTTGAAAAAGCCCTCCTTGCCCAGAAAGCCAGAGAAGCTGCCAAAAAAGCAAGAGAACTGACCAGAAGAAAAAATGCTCTGGAAGTAAGCACTCTTCCCGGAAAACTTGCGGACTGCTCGGAAAAGAATCCTGCAGCCTGCGAGATTTACATTGTGGAAGGTAATTCAGCAGGCGGTTCTGCAAAACAGGGCAGAGACAGAAGTTTTCAGGCTATTTTACCCCTCAGAGGCAAGATTCTGAACGTGGAAAAATCCAGACTTGCAAAGATCCTGAAAAACGAGGAAATCATTTCCCTGATCACTGCTATCGGAACAGGAATCAGCGAAGACTTCTCCCTGGAAAGTGCCCGCTACCATAAGGTAATCATCATGACTGATGCCGATGTGGATGGAGAACATATCAGGACTCTTCTTCTCACGCTGTTCTTCCGCTATATGAGGCCTCTGATTGACGAAGGATACGTATACATTGCTCAGCCTCCTCTCTACCGCATAAAAAAAGGCAAAGCCGAGTACTACGTACATTCTGACAGGGAACTGGAAATAAAGAAGAAAGAACTCGGGGAAAAAGGACTTGGAATCCAGCGTTATAAAGGGCTTGGTGAAATGAACCCGGGACAACTCTGGGAAACCACCATGGACCCTGAGAGCCGAACTCTTTTACAGGTAACCCTGGAAGATGCTATTCGGGCTGATGAGATCTTCAGAGTTCTCATGGGAGATGAGGTTGAGCCACGCCGGAACTTCATAGAAACGCATGCAAAAGAGGTCGTAAACCTGGACATCTGA